A single region of the Corallococcus macrosporus genome encodes:
- a CDS encoding DUF2520 domain-containing protein, with protein MKSKAKRAPVVIVGAGRLGGALALALQAKRWPVRVYSRDDAGRERTWALGLKPATPADLKKARVCVLCVPDAAVPSVSEALSRELPRTVALVHTAGALPLSVLGTQKSRAVGSFHPLCAVSSARDSLAGHTAAISTRSPALRALLQRMAEDVGFAMFDVPEEHRAAYHAGAVLSAGGLVSLADAAVGALGAAGIEPEAALKALLPLMRSALRGIEARGLSGGLTGPIVRGDAGVVAAHLAALPADIAPLYAQLSRRALRLASERLQPGPRAALEALLAKK; from the coding sequence GTGAAGTCGAAGGCGAAGCGCGCGCCCGTGGTCATCGTCGGCGCTGGCCGGCTGGGTGGTGCGCTCGCGCTGGCGCTGCAGGCGAAGCGCTGGCCCGTGCGCGTGTACTCGCGCGACGACGCGGGCCGTGAGCGCACGTGGGCACTGGGGCTGAAGCCCGCGACCCCGGCGGATCTGAAGAAGGCTCGCGTCTGCGTGCTGTGCGTTCCGGATGCGGCGGTGCCTTCCGTGTCCGAAGCGCTCTCACGTGAGCTGCCGCGCACGGTGGCGCTGGTGCATACCGCGGGCGCCCTGCCCCTCTCCGTGCTGGGGACACAGAAGAGCCGCGCGGTGGGCTCCTTCCATCCGCTCTGCGCCGTGTCCTCCGCCCGGGATTCGCTCGCGGGCCACACGGCCGCCATCAGCACGCGCTCCCCTGCCCTGCGCGCCCTGCTCCAGCGCATGGCGGAGGACGTGGGCTTCGCGATGTTCGACGTGCCGGAGGAACACCGGGCCGCCTACCACGCGGGCGCGGTGCTGAGCGCTGGCGGACTGGTGTCCCTGGCGGACGCGGCCGTGGGCGCCCTGGGCGCGGCCGGCATCGAACCCGAAGCCGCGCTGAAGGCCCTATTGCCGCTGATGCGCTCGGCGTTGCGAGGCATCGAAGCGCGCGGCCTCTCGGGCGGACTCACAGGCCCCATCGTCCGGGGTGACGCGGGCGTCGTCGCGGCGCACCTCGCGGCGCTGCCCGCGGACATCGCCCCGCTCTACGCACAGCTCTCGCGGCGGGCCCTGCGGCTGGCCTCCGAGCGGCTCCAGCCTGGACCGCGCGCCGCGCTAGAAGCCCTGCTCGCCAAGAAGTGA
- a CDS encoding AAA family ATPase — translation MVDSTDLAQVLHEAHDIARSVAQKPTSAHVLLALFTVENRAQLLLKEKGVDEDALLQLITEAPAETGNVVQELTARARELASNSRANEADCLHLLIAIIRKRCAASDLLGRTGLDLISLSNTALAYSTSGGLPRRLQPGYGQAVTTRAPVSRPVGAPPSPLPSSTFALSVPRPAPITTPPVTTPPPPAARATPALSPRDLIDVDEDDVTQDAAEPVPPPMPRMAPPAPPAPVARATPPPASQAPVTRPSPPPSSQARGQALTLDAKAFPMLTSLGRNLSQAAREGKLDPVVGRAREVEEVIDILGKRRTNNPCLLGEPGVGKTAVVEGVAQRLLGLRGTLAEKILVELDMATLVAGTQLRGSFSEKLNALKEEVRRAEGRVVVFIDEIHTLVGAGSTGEGPQDAANELKTAMARGEFPCIGATTHDEYRKFIAADPALERRFTPVVVNEPSVPETVQILQGIIGRYEEHHALRYLPEALEAAASLASRYVTDRFMPDKAISVVDLAGSRCHREGKQRVDAADVARVVAKLAGVPEERLLMKDSARLLRLENDLAERVIGHGDAVVRIARVIRRNYAGFASRRPMGSFLFLGPTGVGKTEMARALAEVLFGNRDALVRLDMSEMSESHGVSRLIGSPAGYVGFGEGGQLTEPVRRRPSSVVVLDEIEKAHREVQMLLLQVLEEGRLTDGKGRHIDFSNTVIVMTTNLGAEAFNRTGRAVGFGAADAAEGKALDMASDTARKALPPELWNRIDERLPFRPLAEQEVAKIATLILAESSKRLATERGIVYTAGTDVVGHLLKSGGFDPMLGARPMRQVVQRLVEGPLAERILSGEFGAGDRVRVAVQAGQLQFARDAA, via the coding sequence ATGGTCGACAGCACGGATCTCGCCCAGGTTCTCCATGAGGCGCATGACATCGCCCGCAGCGTCGCCCAGAAGCCCACGTCGGCCCACGTGCTGCTCGCGCTCTTCACGGTGGAGAACCGCGCCCAGCTCCTCCTGAAGGAGAAGGGCGTGGACGAGGACGCGCTGCTCCAGCTCATCACGGAGGCCCCGGCGGAGACGGGCAACGTGGTGCAGGAGCTGACCGCGCGCGCCCGCGAGCTGGCCAGCAACTCCCGGGCGAACGAGGCGGACTGCCTCCACCTGCTCATCGCCATCATCCGCAAGCGCTGCGCCGCGAGCGACCTGCTGGGGCGGACGGGGCTGGACCTCATCTCGCTGTCCAACACGGCGCTCGCCTATTCCACCAGCGGCGGGCTGCCGCGCCGCCTCCAGCCGGGCTACGGCCAGGCGGTGACCACGCGCGCGCCGGTGAGCCGCCCGGTGGGGGCGCCGCCGTCTCCCCTTCCCTCCTCCACGTTCGCGCTGAGCGTGCCGCGTCCGGCCCCCATCACGACGCCCCCGGTGACGACCCCGCCGCCGCCGGCCGCGCGCGCGACGCCCGCGCTGTCCCCGCGAGACCTCATCGACGTGGACGAGGACGACGTGACGCAGGACGCCGCGGAGCCGGTGCCTCCGCCGATGCCGCGCATGGCGCCGCCCGCGCCTCCGGCCCCGGTCGCCCGCGCGACGCCGCCTCCCGCGTCCCAGGCTCCGGTGACGCGTCCGTCCCCGCCTCCGTCCTCGCAGGCCAGGGGACAGGCGCTGACGCTGGACGCCAAGGCGTTCCCGATGCTCACGTCGCTGGGCCGCAACCTGAGCCAGGCGGCCCGCGAGGGGAAGCTGGACCCGGTGGTGGGCCGCGCGCGGGAGGTCGAGGAGGTCATCGACATCCTGGGCAAGCGCCGCACCAACAACCCGTGCCTCCTGGGCGAGCCCGGCGTGGGCAAGACGGCGGTGGTGGAGGGCGTGGCGCAGCGCCTGCTGGGCCTGCGCGGCACGCTGGCGGAGAAGATCCTCGTGGAGCTGGACATGGCCACGCTGGTGGCGGGCACGCAGCTGCGCGGCTCGTTCTCCGAGAAGCTCAACGCGCTGAAGGAAGAGGTCCGGCGCGCCGAGGGGCGCGTGGTCGTCTTCATCGACGAAATCCACACGCTGGTGGGCGCGGGCTCCACGGGCGAGGGCCCGCAGGACGCGGCCAACGAGCTGAAGACGGCGATGGCTCGCGGCGAGTTCCCCTGCATCGGGGCGACGACGCACGACGAGTACCGCAAGTTCATCGCGGCGGACCCGGCGCTGGAGCGGCGCTTCACGCCGGTGGTGGTGAACGAGCCGTCCGTGCCGGAGACGGTGCAGATCCTCCAGGGCATCATCGGCCGCTACGAGGAGCACCACGCGCTGCGCTACCTGCCGGAGGCGCTGGAGGCGGCCGCGTCGCTGGCGAGCCGCTACGTGACGGACCGGTTCATGCCGGACAAGGCCATCAGCGTGGTGGACCTGGCGGGCAGCCGCTGCCACCGCGAGGGCAAGCAGCGGGTGGACGCGGCGGACGTGGCGCGCGTGGTGGCGAAGCTGGCGGGCGTGCCGGAAGAGCGGCTCCTGATGAAGGATTCCGCGCGGCTGTTGCGGCTGGAGAACGACCTGGCGGAGCGCGTGATTGGCCACGGCGACGCGGTGGTGCGCATCGCCCGGGTCATCCGCCGCAACTACGCGGGCTTCGCGTCGCGCCGTCCCATGGGCAGCTTCCTCTTCCTGGGCCCCACGGGCGTGGGCAAGACGGAGATGGCGCGGGCGTTGGCGGAGGTGCTGTTCGGCAACCGGGACGCGCTGGTGCGCCTGGACATGAGCGAGATGTCCGAGTCCCACGGCGTGTCGCGCCTCATCGGTTCGCCCGCGGGCTACGTGGGCTTCGGCGAGGGTGGGCAGCTCACGGAGCCGGTGCGCCGGCGGCCGTCGTCGGTGGTGGTGCTGGACGAGATCGAGAAGGCGCACCGCGAGGTGCAGATGCTGCTGCTCCAGGTGCTGGAGGAGGGACGGCTGACGGACGGCAAGGGCCGTCACATCGACTTCTCCAACACGGTCATCGTGATGACCACGAACCTGGGCGCGGAGGCGTTCAACCGCACGGGCCGCGCGGTGGGCTTCGGCGCGGCGGACGCGGCCGAGGGCAAGGCGCTGGACATGGCGTCGGACACGGCGCGCAAGGCGCTGCCGCCGGAGCTGTGGAACCGCATCGATGAGCGGCTGCCGTTCCGTCCGCTGGCGGAGCAGGAGGTGGCGAAGATCGCCACGCTCATCCTGGCGGAGAGCAGCAAGCGGCTCGCGACGGAGCGTGGCATCGTCTACACGGCGGGCACGGACGTGGTGGGTCACCTGCTGAAGTCCGGCGGCTTCGATCCGATGCTGGGCGCGCGGCCGATGCGCCAGGTGGTGCAGCGGCTGGTGGAAGGTCCCCTGGCGGAGCGAATCCTCTCCGGCGAGTTCGGCGCGGGAGACCGCGTGCGAGTGGCCGTGCAGGCCGGGCAGCTCCAGTTCGCGCGGGACGCCGCCTGA